A part of Tiliqua scincoides isolate rTilSci1 chromosome 13, rTilSci1.hap2, whole genome shotgun sequence genomic DNA contains:
- the SLC29A4 gene encoding equilibrative nucleoside transporter 4, giving the protein MGSVGGEHFKDISPMVTPEGNVVMSFSFDSYQLEEEELQAKGCQAKGVLTFMEPACEDPEPQDRYHGIYFAMLLAGVGFLLPYNSFITDVDYLHHKYPGTSIVFDMSLTYILVALVAVILNNALVEMLSLHTRIAVGYLFALGPLLFVSICDVWLELFSRHQAYAINLIAVGVVAFGCTVQQSSFYGYTGMLPKRYTQGVMTGESTAGVIISLSRIFTKLLLSDEKENTIIFFFISISLELTCFILHLLVKRTQFVKYYTARSRDGAPEFKGGVGQGTGYRVHHDVTTEDVRFENRPQGQEVSPPDAFGQEGELADSGTYMRFDVPRPKIKKSWPSFRAMMLHRYIVSRVIWAYMLSIAMTYFITLCLFPGLESEIRNCTLGEWLPILIMAIFNLSDFVGKILAALPYDWKGTHLLIYSCLRVVFIPLFIMCVYPNGKPTFSHPAWPCVFSLLMGITNGYFGSVPMILAAGKVSPEQRELAGNTMTVSYMTGLTLGSAVAYFAYSLTSTSHSTCFQTETYNGSFTTGY; this is encoded by the exons ATGGGTTCGGTCGGGGGCGAGCACTTCAAGGACATCAGCCCCATGGTGACACCGGAGGGGAACGTGGTGATGAGTTTCAGCTTTGACAGCTACCAGCTGGAAGAAGAGGAGCTGCAGGCCAAAGGCTGCCAGGCCAAGGGGGTCCTCACTTTCATGGAGCCAG CTTGTGAAGACCCCGAACCCCAGGACCGCTACCATGGGATTTACTTTGCGATGCTTCTTGCAGGAGTTGGATTCCTCTTGCCTTACAACAGCTTTATCACAGATGTGGATTATCTTCATCACAAATACCCAG GGACGTCTATAGTGTTTGATATGAGCCTTACATACATCCTGGTCGCCTTGGTTGCTGTCATCCTCAACAATGCCCTGGTGGAGATGCTGAGTCTCCATACCAGGATTGCAGTGG gctatCTTTTTGCACTGGGTCCCCTTCTCTTCGTCAGCATCTGCGATGTCTGGTTGGAACTGTTCAGTCGGCACCAAGCCTATGCCATCAACCTCATTGCCGTGGGGGTTGTGGCCTTCGGTTGCAcag TGCAGCAATCCAGTTTCTACGGCTATACCGGGATGCTCCCGAAGCGGTACACCCAGGGGGTGATGACGGGCGAAA GCACAGCTGGTGTGATCATCTCCCTGAGCCGCATCTTCACCAAACTCCTCTTGTCGGACGAGAAGGAGAACaccatcatcttcttcttcatctCCATCAGCCTGGAGCTCACCTGTTTCATCCTCCACCTCCTGGTGAAGCGGACGCAGTTTGTGAAATACTACACCGCTCGATCCCGGGATGGAGCTCCCGAGTTCAAAGGGGGCGTAGGCCAAGGCACAGGGTACAGGGTCCACCACGACGTCACCACGGAAGATGTCAGATTT GAAAATCGACCTCAGGGGCAAGAAGTCTCCCCTCCAGACGCCTTTGGGCAGGAAGGAGAGCTGGCTGACAGTGGCACCTATATGCGTTTTGATGTCCCCCGACCCAAGATCAAAAAGAGTTGGCCCAGCTTCAGAG CCATGATGCTGCATCGCTACATCGTCTCCAGGGTGATCTGGGCCTACATGCTGTCCATAGCGATGACGTACTTCATCACACTGTGCCTGTTTCCCGGACTGGAGTCGGAAATCCGGAACTGTACCCTCGGGGAGTGGCTGCCCATTCTGATCATGGCTATTTTCAACCTCTCGGACTTTGTGGGCAAG ATCCTAGCTGCCTTGCCTTACGACTGGAAGGGCACCCACCTTCTTATCTACTCCTGCCTGCGAGTGGTCTTCATCCCTCTCTTCATCATGTGTGTTTACCCCAACGGGAAGCCCACCTTTAGCCACCCCGCCTGGCCGTGTGTCTTTTCTCTCCTCATGGGGATCACAAATGGATACTTTGGCAGTGTCCCCATGATCCTTGCAGCTGGTAAAGTCAGCCCAGAGCAGCGGGAATTGGCAG GTAATACCATGACAGTGTCCTACATGACAGGGTTGACGCTGGGCTCCGCCGTGGCCTATTTTGCCTACAGCCTCACCAGCACGTCCCACAGTACCTGCTTCCAAACCGAGACCTACAACGGCTCCTTCACCACAGGGTATTGA